The window AAGAAGTGAaggaaattggaaaattttctcTTACAGATgataaagtttataaatttcagCTATATCATTACAAATGTTCTTACAAAAGTACATTGACAAAAACCCcggaaaaaggaaagaacaGTTAATGTTTTGATGTGTTTTTCTGAAGAGACTATCAAAATGGATCTTCCTTGTTACAATTGCTCTTTGTCATAACGTGAAGGGTATTTTCCATCATTCAGAACCATCTGGGAAAGGATCCAGAGCATTTTGCTTACCGTCGACGTAGAATTCGACGACAGCTTTCATTCTAGGATACTTGTCTGGATGGTAATTTATATGAACAATGACAGGTTTCAACTGTTTCAATTTTGGATCCTTTCGAACCGTCTTGAAGAGTACTTTACTGTTCATGAAAAGATACATGTCCATGGTTCTCTTGGAGGCATGAAGCCCATCACGTCCAGGACGAGAAGGGTAAAAGAGTTCCTCGTTGAAAACGGCTTGGTCCCATGCCTGTTCTTGAGAAAGCCGAGTAGCAACGCGATCCAAAAGCTCCAGTGAAGGAAGCGTAGGCCtaatgaagaagaaaccaGAGTTGTAAACCCATATTCTCATAGTGTGTGCAAATCTAGCCCAACCCATGGAGGGTTCATCAAATACATCGTTGTATCCATAAGCTGTCATATTGTTGTGACCATCACTCATCGACTCCACATCTGAATCACGGTAAAGATGATCAAAAGGGTTCTGTAGGTAGACTATATCTACATCTGAGAGAAGAACACTGTATCCAAGTTGCAAGAACTCCCTCAGAATGCGAAACTTCAATGCAGAGACTTGATGGTTGCCTCCTTCCTTTCCAACCTTATCAATGTTATTGTCTGGATCTCTCTTGTAGACAGGAACTTCATGGGAGATGCAGAATTCTTCGGTCTGGTTGTCCAGAGCCACgactaaataattttgtatgcCAACCTTTTGAATGGTGGTAAACCAAACCTCCAACATGGATTTTACATTAGAATTTGCAAGTGTCACAATCAGCTCTTTCTGAATAGCAACTTTCTCCAGGAGCTTTGCCAATCGAGGATTCACAGATTCATCTGGAATTACAGTGGGATTGGTTCTAAGACCTTTGACAGTACCAAATGGACCAGCCTTGTGATTTTCACCAAGCGCTAGATATTGCTTCTGAGCATGATCCTTTAATTGTTCTACTATTTTCAGCTCCCTTGTAAGATCCTTAATCTGTTTCTCCAACTGGGCATTCTTCTCTAACATTGAAACGACATCGGCTTTAAGGTTCTTGGACCGGTCTGAAGATTCGCACGAGGAAGAAGACCGGGCCtgtaaaagaagagaaaaaagaaaattaaggaCGTTCAAAAAGTTTCCTTCATTATCTCTAATAGTGTAGTTAATTGATCTTTCAACTGCTaagtaagttttaaaatcacaaaacaaataattcctCCAACAAACTTTCAAAGCCAAGGCCAAATTGAGTTAAGCCTTCAGGCACACTCAAGCTCATAATAAGGCAAAATATCATAAGATGATTAGATTCTTAATTGGGGGAAAAAATAACTGAATTGAGTTTAGTCTTCACTATTCATGTAATAAAGAATTATCCAAGCctgaagattttgtttttactcaATACTTCACCACAGTACGTGAATTCTAACCAACACCATTTGATTTCATTGTATTGAAATTGATGTTTCTTAtacatacataaaaaaaaaaatccttaactttgtttttcgTTTCATAAACAGTACCCATATTCATTAGACAATAACAATATTACCATTGACCTCTCGTTAAGGTTTCAAAACCGACCATTGGAGTACAGATCATTTGGATttagaacaaaattttagatcgcgatttctttcttttttagataaGATCATGTCACCATTTAGGTCccaattttaccaaaaaaattatctatCTTCTCCAAGGTagttaagttttgaaaagttaatgaaatgcaaaaaataaatgaaaggcAATTTCAGGACATTAATAGCTTCTAAAATATAGACTGAAAAGAAATACACAAAGTCAACCatgaaaatacaaacataGCAAAAGGGTAAACACTGCCACCAGAGGAATTGATCCAGCTACAACAATGAGCATACTATCCATAAATCTTTCAAAAACATAGTAATTTTAACTAATTGAGTATTAATTTAACTGCGAGATTagaagataattttaaaaatttaagtttaaactTCACTCACACTCCACAAGGtttaaaaagaaggaaaaaaaatcggattatttttgtatatatttataggaTATATACAAAGACAACATATATAAAGTAGAACCTACAACTAACAACACTAGAACCCTAAAAATACACATATCAATTGGGATTGACGTCGCAATCAGAAACAACAAATAAGGaatataattaagaagaaTTGCAAAGAAAGCGGAATAATTAGGGGAAGAAGCACCGAACCTGAAGGTCCAACTTAGCGAGTCGACGGTTTTGAAGAGGTAGATCAGAGGTGAAAAGACCATGAGgataaaagaaagcaaaaagaCAGCCAATAAGAACTCCAATTGCGATGGCGGCGAGAAGTCGAAAGACGCGAGGCGATTGAGCTTTGTCTTTGCGACCAGCCATAGAGAGAGTAAgtgaataagaagaagaagaagaagaagagaaggaggaggagagGAGTTGAAATGGGAAAAAATGGACGGGAGTGATCTTAGGAATCCATGGATACGAAGTGGGGGTTACGCGATTTGGTGATCGGAATGAGAGGAAGCGCTGACTTATGGTATTATTGTGTTAGTTGGAAGGGAGAAAATGggagaggagaggaagaagaagactgGATCCATGGTTGGTTTCGTCTTCCCTTTTGCAGTTGCGCTTTCCTTTGGTTATTGGTTGTTTGCTTTTGTGTAAATGGAGGCTAACGTTGGACTTGGACCTCTACAAAAGTTATGAGCAGGCAGGCAGCCATTAATGGACTTGGTCtcattcatcatcatcaacctCTAAATGGGAAGCAAAGTCAATGTTTATTCTGGACCTGGGCCTTCTCCTGGGCCTATCCTACCCTTATAATTACTGCTttattaccaaaaaaaaaaatttggaattttcaCACATGTAATAAATGataacttttgttttggtttagtaattaatgtataaatttcataatgatAACTCtgtcatttttcttcctcaattATTTTGGCtttcttcaaattacaattcattacttttatttttattttctttaaatttcgTATTTATGATCCTTACGTATATATATCACatcatatatacaatataaaatatataattatgcaGTAAGAATGCTgaattttttctctatttcatCTGACagaatttgtgtttaaattatatgtttacataacaaatattactaaaacaataataaacgACGTAATCatacatttaaattataaatgtactttaatatatttgtaaaatataatagttaTGTTGTGtgatttagtatatataccCCATATTATATACCATAATACTTTATACATAATTCCCTcagattttgtatttaaattatgtatttatatagtAATTATTACTAAAACAATAGTAGACGACATgatcatacatacataaattttcttaataaatatatttgattcatttataaatgttatttaatatatcTGCAATCCATAATAGTTATGTTATGTTATTTAGTATGTAAATATCTCGTATTATATACAACAATACTTTATACATAATTCCGACAGAATTTGTATTTAGATTATAGTAAATGCTACTAAAATAGTAGTAAACGACATACATTTcctttataaatgtattttaatatatatgtaatctATGATAGTTCTGTTATgtgatttaatatatatatatataccttatattatatacaataatactatCAGTGacatatagttttattatttttggtaGGATGGCCAGAATGGTCGtcaaaatttttcttcttcatcgtcGAAATCTCAATAAACCCTAGAATGACtcacattcaaaactacattttcgtttgattgcatatttagtcgaatatttaaaatatacctaatatacctaatgtttcatatatacAATACTGACTTCGAAATTTCTATCCAGATTTTTGTCAgagaagttttgtatttgtcaGCCGTCGagtgtcttcttcttcacatccGAACTCTCTAAAATTTCTCTGTAAAAATGTAACCCACGTTGGAACGAGTAGACGACCGTTTTTGTAGAAGGAAAAATGTTTTCCACTTCTTTTCAAAACTGTATCccacaattttttataaatcaattaaataataaaaataaatattaaaataatttggtCATACATTTATTGTCCATTACAGgacatttgtgaaatttattagaaaattagaCATTTCATATAATATCATGTACCAACTTAGGACATCTTAcctaaaagacaaaagaaaaaataaattcaaattaactaTTAACACCCTTACTTATTACTAATTGAGATtcttaccaaaaaaatcattttgtattctaatttttatatttaaaaaatggcaaagGATTTTAGAGATAACCAACcacatacaaatatatatatttattgttttcaaaattcccTTAAAAGAGAGATATACGTTTGCTATAGAGAGtattcatttaatataattttcttctcatttataattggagagagaaaatcatttaatatttgatatcatttttttttttcatttttgtttagaaaatgaaaatgatatttaatatgattttattttttcattttcattttatttatattatttaagatattttattgtttggttgaaaatgttaatacaaatatatgaaatatccTGATAATATGCGCTCAAATACaagaattatataaaataatcattgttgttatataaaataaacaattagtACATTA of the Cucumis sativus cultivar 9930 chromosome 3, Cucumber_9930_V3, whole genome shotgun sequence genome contains:
- the LOC101205922 gene encoding arabinosyltransferase RRA2 gives rise to the protein MAGRKDKAQSPRVFRLLAAIAIGVLIGCLFAFFYPHGLFTSDLPLQNRRLAKLDLQARSSSSCESSDRSKNLKADVVSMLEKNAQLEKQIKDLTRELKIVEQLKDHAQKQYLALGENHKAGPFGTVKGLRTNPTVIPDESVNPRLAKLLEKVAIQKELIVTLANSNVKSMLEVWFTTIQKVGIQNYLVVALDNQTEEFCISHEVPVYKRDPDNNIDKVGKEGGNHQVSALKFRILREFLQLGYSVLLSDVDIVYLQNPFDHLYRDSDVESMSDGHNNMTAYGYNDVFDEPSMGWARFAHTMRIWVYNSGFFFIRPTLPSLELLDRVATRLSQEQAWDQAVFNEELFYPSRPGRDGLHASKRTMDMYLFMNSKVLFKTVRKDPKLKQLKPVIVHINYHPDKYPRMKAVVEFYVDGKQNALDPFPDGSE